Proteins from one Podospora pseudoanserina strain CBS 124.78 chromosome 1, whole genome shotgun sequence genomic window:
- the HOS3 gene encoding histone deacetylase (COG:B; EggNog:ENOG503NX84), translated as MASPASLSELSSRPKRTSQPQVDLQQDRPASNKDGSKSPREGDLTQSLQHLTISTTSSPARQPRAPRPSPLKPTSSYDYPSESSPRRPSSAMRSPLSNSSSVRSPSRAGTPALLRKASTNSLRSVNGVTPLRRASSASILSPTPSRSARSPLRSMSPEFPEKLILTPQAVANAHFKAELEALHGPDWNRPAETVVILQDACYGHRFSRPKTSKAQLSTIVERPERVKACVLGVSAAYVRLGERHQDGDFPIAPEANPAQLPTIPFRIQKSDRRLPLTSQTVTNVHGTKWMEELKIMCETAESKLAVNGKELQRPDIDRGANTGAPQKLHEGDLYLCAETLEALEGALGGVCDAVDAVFRPQGPQRAFVAIRPPGHHCSGSYPSGFCWINNVHVGIMHAILSHGLTHAAIIDFDLHHGDGSQSIAWLHNARSAGLGKNAAWWKKTSIGYFSLHDINSYPCEMGDEDKVRNASICIDNAHGQSIWNVHLQPWKTEADFWALYESKYSILLDKTREYLRVQTEKLRAQGVNSRAAIFLSAGFDASEWESPGMQRHNVNVPTEFYARLTRDVVKIAAEEGTSVEGRVISVLEGGYSDRALCSGVLSHICGLAGDGPRAKQEVAPSGLGYEMGQKLGTVEAVKGNPPKEDRARQYDPSWWSVPELEALEAAISAPSVEIRKPRNVIPPTYSSPTQASAARAAVPPKNTRRSVSGFGVPNSHSHSYRAPTPPPPDVAWTTAALELSRLLIPSGRQTDSCTHEELGAEATRARRERQFALAQGAEDADPQTMPVDVPPPVIVERAPTRMSLRERKTRPTYLEDEDDDRKSRRKTVAGPAVLATEKKRPPPSRRLSTASTTVSTAVSETVDSAPPLPTAPIRAGSRLEHVRSDSVASVRTNASGINVRKTRAPAKKEPVPKAPRVSKKHVGAPAVAAPELPKSGGEGGDEVDKLAKDMKKIKITVVSKAVRDARERERNAQAKLAATDTISVTVPTEPNENKPLLSVQPPENQTVPATPSDTESTFVSSPLASAEENYPLPALSSPGHYQPSESPASPLYPASETFSNSAMSSVTPTFSSPVRGVSPHRTTSTPTPMDMFVHYHPDGPTPESNVQQQQQPLQWLPPNVATPVSTMAPMKRGDLPVFSSTGAIPFSPGPPQTPVSSPPPPVAGRVGTPAVKNSPVRNLIKKMENR; from the coding sequence ATGGCGTCGCCGGCGTCGTTGTCTGAGTTATCCTCTCGTCCAAAGAGGACCTCCCAACCTCAAGTTGACCTCCAGCAAGACAGGCCCGCAAGCAACAAAGATGGCTCAAAGAGTCCCAGAGAGGGCGACTTGACCCAGTCGCTCCAACACCTGACCATATCAACCACCTCATCGCCGGCAAGGCAGCCCCGCGCCCCTCGGCCTAGCCCCCTCAAGCCCACCTCCTCGTATGATTATCCTTCTGAGAGCTCCCCGCGTCGACCAAGCAGTGCCATGCGCAGTCCGCTGTCCAACTCTTCCTCCGTCAGATCACCATCCAGGGCTGGCACTCCCGCCCTACTAAGAAAAGCCTCGACGAACTCGCTCCGCTCGGTCAACGGTGTAACGCCACTCCGTCGAGCAAGCTCCGCCAGCATCctctctccaaccccatcgaGGTCCGCCAGATCACCACTGAGAAGCATGTCGCCCGAATTTCCAGAGAAGCTCATCCTGACTCCGCAAGCCGTCGCGAATGCCCACTTCAAAGCCGAGCTAGAGGCTCTCCATGGGCCGGACTGGAACCGCCCGGCCGAGACGGTTGTCATTCTTCAGGATGCCTGCTACGGTCACAGATTCTCGCGACCAAAAACCTCGAAAGCGCAGCTCAGCACCATTGTCGAACGACCAGAAAGGGTTAAGGCCTGTGTCCTGGGTGTATCGGCCGCATATGTCCGGCTGGGCGAACGACATCAGGATGGGGACTTTCCAATTGCCCCAGAGGCCAACCCGGCGCAGCTGCCCACAATACCTTTTCGAATACAAAAAAGCGACAGGCGACTTCCGCTAACCTCCCAGACGGTGACCAATGTCCACGGTACGAAATGGATGGAAGAGCTCAAGATCATGTGTGAGACGGCCGAATCGAAGCTGGCCGTCAACGGAAAAGAGCTCCAGCGACCAGATATCGACCGTGGGGCCAACACGGGCGCTCCTCAAAAGCTTCATGAGGGGGATCTATATCTCTGCGCAGAAACCTTGGAGGCTCTCGAGGGAGCATTGGGGGGTGTATGTGATGCGGTCGATGCCGTGTTTCGTCCCCAGGGGCCACAGCGGGCCTTTGTTGCCATCCGACCGCCTGGTCACCATTGCTCTGGCTCCTATCCGTCAGGGTTCTGCTGGATAAACAATGTTCATGTCGGTATCATGCACGCCATCCTCAGCCACGGTCTGACCCACGCGGCGATCATCGATTTCGACCTTCATCACGGCGATGGCTCCCAGTCCATTGCCTGGCTACATAATGCGAGGTCCGCTGGGCTGGGTAAGAATGCAGCCTGGTGGAAGAAAACATCGATTGGGTACTTTAGTTTGCACGACATCAACTCTTACCCGTGCGAGATGGGCGATGAAGACAAGGTTAGGAACGCCAGCATATGCATCGACAACGCGCACGGCCAGAGTATCTGGAATGTTCATCTGCAGCCATGGAAGACGGAGGCCGACTTTTGGGCATTGTACGAGTCCAAATACTCGATTTTGCTAGACAAGACTCGGGAGTACTTGAGGGTCCAGACCGAGAAACTACGTGCTCAGGGGGTGAATTCAAGAGCCGCCATCTTTTTGTCTGCCGGTTTTGACGCCAGCGAGTGGGAAAGCCCCGGCATGCAACGGCACAACGTCAATGTCCCGACTGAATTCTATGCCCGACTAACCAGAGACGTCGTCAAGATTGCTGCCGAAGAGGGCACAAGTGTGGAGGGGCGGGTTATCAGCGTTCTGGAAGGCGGTTACAGCGATCGGGCTTTGTGCTCGGGGGTACTGAGCCACATATGTGGTCTCGCTGGCGATGGTCCCCGCGCCAAGCAGGAGGTAGCTCCCTCTGGACTTGGTTACGAGATGGGCCAGAAGCTGGGCACAGTAGAGGCTGTGAAAGGAAACCCACCAAAAGAGGACCGAGCCCGTCAGTACGACCCATCGTGGTGGTCTGTTCCAGAGCTTGAAGCACTCGAAGCCGCCATCAGTGCCCCCTCGGTTGAGATCCGGAAGCCTCGAAATGTCATTCCGCCCACCTACTCTTCGCCAACACAAGCATCAGCAGCTAGAGCAGCTGTGCCTCCAAAGAATACTCGCCGCAGTGTGTCAGGTTTCGGCGTACCAAACAGCCACAGCCATAGTTACAGGGCGCctacacctcctccacctgacGTTGCGTGGACCACAGCAGCTCTCGAACTAAGCAGATTGCTGATCCCATCAGGACGACAGACGGACAGCTGCACTCATGAGGAGCTTGGCGCAGAGGCAACTCGAGCCCGGCGCGAACGTCAGTTTGCCTTGGCTCAAGGTGCAGAAGATGCAGATCCACAGACTATGCCGGTTGACGTTCCTCCTCCGGTGATTGTAGAACGAGCACCCACCAGAATGTCGTTAAGAGAGCGTAAAACTAGGCCGACGTACttggaagacgaggacgatgatcGCAAATCACGACGAAAAACAGTCGCCGGACCAGCAGTGCTTGCTaccgagaagaaaagaccaCCCCCCAGTCGGCGACTTAGTACTGCGTCGACAACGGTGTCGACAGCGGTGTCGGAGACTGTGGACTCGGCACCGCCACTTCCTACAGCACCGATACGTGCCGGCTCGAGGTTGGAGCATGTCAGATCTGATTCTGTCGCAAGTGTTCGGACCAATGCTTCCGGAATCAATGTGAGAAAAACTCGGGCCCCAGCCAAGAAGGAGCCTGTTCCCAAAGCCCCAAGAGTTTCCAAGAAACATGTTGGTGCCCCCGCTGTGGCAGCACCCGAACTTCCAAAGTccggtggcgagggtggtgacgaAGTCGATAAGCTGGCGAAAGACATGAAGAAGATTAAGATCACTGTTGTGTCCAAGGCGGTGCGTGACGCTCGGGAACGGGAACGAAATGCGCAAGCCAAACTTGCCGCAACAGATACCATCTCTGTGACGGTGCCTACCGAGCCGAACGAAAATAAACCTCTCCTCTCAGTTCAACCACCGGAAAACCAGACGGTTCCCGCCACCCCATCCGACACTGAATCCACCTTTGTCTCGAGCCCCCTTGCGTCAGCCGAAGAGAACTACCCTCTGCCTGCCTTATCATCACCAGGCCATTATCAACCTTCAGAATCGCCAGCATCTCCGCTTTACCCGGCTTCTGAAACCTTTTCCAACTCCGCTATGAGTTCTGTCACTCCCACCTTCTCGAGTCCCGTTCGTGGAGTTTCGCCCCACAGGACTacctcaactccaaccccgaTGGATATGTTCGTCCATTATCATCCTGATGGCCCTACCCCTGAGTCGAAtgttcaacagcaacagcaaccactgCAGTGGCTGCCTCCCAACGTGGCCACTCCCGTGTCGACCATGGCCCCGATGAAGAGAGGAGATTTGCCCGTCTTTAGTAGCACCGGGGCAATTCCCTTTTCGCCAGGGCCACCCCAGACGCCCGTATcgtcaccgcctccacccgtcgctgggagggtgggaaCGCCTGCTGTGAAAAACTCGCCGGTTAGGAACCTGATCAAAAAGATGGAGAACAGATAG
- a CDS encoding hypothetical protein (EggNog:ENOG503P5PR), with the protein MAPDEFHLFPFLPAELRLQIWRLALSPRVVVLTQSFTSPTPPPTLLSVCHESRQESLRSLVLLPLINTYFHPGTDILYYPRPVSPLGYSTPSPPADICLELITKVAVDYVSSEIRREWEVYNKYSFLKSFPNLEEGYLVINAQESSSSSSSGNGDRGNRAIELIDPRGDKEEIMGIMERVRESFCYELPAPSPVEEDGEGEKVEREEAEEEEKEKWVDGRIEYNGLELVPKAMVWGGCAGGVVGVCG; encoded by the coding sequence ATGGCCCCCGATGAATttcacctcttccccttcctcccagccGAACTCCGCCTCCAAATCTGGCGCCTCGCCCTTTCCCCTCGCGTCGTCGTCCTCACCCAGTCCTTcacctctccaactcccccacccacccttCTCTCCGTCTGCCACGAATCCCGCCAGGAATCCCTCCGCTCCttggtcctcctccccctgatAAACACCTACTTCCACCCCGGCACCGACATCCTGTACTACCCCCGTCCTGTCTCTCCGCTAGGCtactccaccccctccccgccagccGACATCTGTCTGGAGCTCATTACCAAAGTCGCTGTCGACTATGTCAGCTCAGAAATCAGGAGAGAGTGGGAGGTGTACAACAAATATTCCTTCTTAAAGTCGTTCCCCaatttggaggaggggtatctTGTGATTAATGCGCaagagagcagcagcagcagcagcagcggtaATGGTGATAGGGGGAATAGGGCAATTGAGCTGATTGATCCGAGGGGGGATAAGGAGGAGATTATGGGGATtatggagagggtgagggagagtttTTGTTATGAGCTGCCTGCTCCTTCGccggttgaggaggatggtgaaggggaaaaggttgaacgggaggaggcagaggaagaagaaaaggagaagtGGGTCGATGGGAGGATTGAGTATAATGGGCTGGAGCTTGTGCCGAAGGCgatggtttgggggggttgtgctGGAGGTGTGGTTGGGGTTTGCGGGTGA
- a CDS encoding hypothetical protein (EggNog:ENOG503P8K1) produces the protein MMVRKYLPVIALVQPGVVTAILEQYVEVVHTIDVQAIHVNNFPPPNMTVQAMALQAGVTACSVANLVVTSCASAGALATTAPLGEMFDCLCCFSGTALYPAYSSCASYIYNSVEGATSAFSAMSVIWDGCLSVSPICSNRPTTPRTTTVDASTTRDVVTAGPSSTPRACASFANIVRSCSSKIPNFTAISDRELAECMCYDPFGSYTTVAEDYASTCAAWATTGRSTDYSIFAAFTTFCDDYPPGGATIRGSGGGGNDNGDIILTSAGSRSLGGNGNIVDLIPTASPTEPPPNDEESNTTPTPPPSPSGPSGAMSLRDARYGLLSWIMLALSAYMLC, from the exons ATGATGGTTCGGAAATATCTCCCAGTCATTGCCCTGGTGCAGCCAGGTGTCGTCACTGCGATACTTGAGCAATATGTCGAGGTAGTCCACACCATCGATGTCCAGGCCATACATGTCAACAattttccaccaccaaataTGACTGTCCAAGCAATGGCACTACAGGCAGGCGTCACGGCTTGCTCTGTTGCCAATCTTGTGGTCACATCATGTGCCAGCGCTGGTGCTCTCGCTACAACAGCTCCACTCGGGGAGATGTTTGACTGCTTATGCTGCTTCTCAGGCACGGCTCTCTACCCAGCATACTCGTCATGTGCATCATACATCTACAACTCAGTGGAGGGGGCCACTTCGGCCTTTTCAG CAATGTCGGTCATCTGGGATGGTTGCCTTTCTGTTAGTCCCATCTGTTCCAACCGTCCAACGACCCCAAGGACGACCACAGTCGatgccagcaccacccgaGACGTAGTGACTGCTGGACCTTCATCCACCCCCAGAGCCTGCGCCTCCTTCGCCAATATTGTACGATCCTGCTCAAGCAAGATCCCTAACTTCACCGCTATCTCGGACAGAGAGCTGGCAGAGTGCATGTGCTACGACCCTTTCGGCTCATATACGACCGTCGCGGAGGACTATGCGAGCACCTGTGCTGCCTGGGCGACAACAGGCAGGTCGACTGATTACAGCA TCTTTGCAGCGTTCACTACATTCTGTGATGACTACCCACCTGGTGGAGCGACCATCAGGGgaagcggcggcggcggcaatgATAATggcgacatcatcctcacctctGCCGGAAGCCGAAGCCTGGGGGGCAATGGCAATATTGTTGATCTCATCCCGACTGCCTCACCGACTGAACCTCCACCCAATGACGAAGAATccaacacaaccccaacgcctCCACCTTCGCCCTCTGGACCTTCCGGCGCCATGTCCTTGCGAGATGCAAGATATGGCCTGCTGAGCTGGATCATGCTGGCTTTGTCGGCATATATGCTCTGTTGA